TTAGGAAGTAATCCTTTTTTAAGCAAATATTTCCAAATAGCAAAAGCAATAACAAGCTTTAATATATCTCCAGGTAAAAATGGTAATACACCAGTAAGAATTGCTTTTGTTGGGGAAAAACTTAGTACCCACATTAAGCCTGTGGCACCACAAAAATAGGTTACCGCTAGTCCAAGGCTCATAAAAAGGATAGTTATAGCTTTTTTAGGTGGACAATTTTTGTTATGGCCACTACCAAAGCCAGTTAAATAGGCAAGACCTATAAATCCTATGAGATATCCTCCTGTAGGACTTAAAAGGACTCCTGGTCCAGCTTTACCTCCAGCAAACACAGGAAGACCAATGCAGCCTGCAAAAATATAAAGAATAACACATAGTGCTGCCCGTTTTCCACCAATACATAGTCCTGTGAGTGAAATAGATAGTGATTGGAGAGTAAAAGGTATTGGACCTAGAGGAAAACTAATAAAGGCACTTACAGCAATGAGTGCAGCAAAAAAAGCAATCCATACAATAGTATTAATACGGGTAAATGTAGAACTCATAGTATTATCTATTCATCCTAGTGTATTTTATGAGTCACTATTGGTCTTCTAGTATATTTTTTAAAAGTTCAAAGGTTTCAGAGAGACCAGATGGATTTGTTCCTCCTGCTTGTGCTTGATCAGGCCGTCCTCCTCCTGCGCCATGGATAGGTACTACAATTTTTTTTATAAGTTCTGAGGCAGTGAAGTTATGGTGAAGATCTTTTGAGACATAGAGCAATAAGTGTACTTTTGTTCCCTCTGTTGATGCAAGACAGACTATTCCAGAAGAAAGTTTTGAACGAATATCATCCATTATATCTCGTAAAGCTTTAAGACTGAAATTTTTTAAATTTGCAGTTAGTACATCTATGTTATTTATTCTAGTGAGGTTATCTAAAAGATGTTTTCCTTGATTAGATAGAGAGCTAGACTCTAATGTGTCTACAGTTTTTTGTAAGTTTTTATTTTCAGAGAGAATTGATGT
The sequence above is drawn from the Lawsonia intracellularis PHE/MN1-00 genome and encodes:
- a CDS encoding biotin transporter BioY encodes the protein MSSTFTRINTIVWIAFFAALIAVSAFISFPLGPIPFTLQSLSISLTGLCIGGKRAALCVILYIFAGCIGLPVFAGGKAGPGVLLSPTGGYLIGFIGLAYLTGFGSGHNKNCPPKKAITILFMSLGLAVTYFCGATGLMWVLSFSPTKAILTGVLPFLPGDILKLVIAFAIWKYLLKKGLLPNDPA